The Aspergillus luchuensis IFO 4308 DNA, chromosome 4, nearly complete sequence DNA window CGCGACAACGCTGCCAACAGAAGTGCCAAGGGAGGGGAGGCCAAGGCCAGTGAGAAGAGAGGCGACGTTAGGAGACAGCTGAATGAGGAGGTAAGAGCCATCCTGGCCGACGACAGTCAGAAGCTGCTCAACGGGAGTAGAGATGTCCTTGAGAAGGTCGCCAACGCTGCCGGCGGTCTTGATGATCTGACCAACGGAGGTTCCAACGGTGGGGAGGTCAAggctggagaggagggaggcgaCGGAGGGGCTGAGTTGGACAAGCAGGCGCTTGGAGTCAGAGCCGGTAACTTCGAGGACATCCTTGACCTTGGGAGCAAGGTCCTGAACGATCTCTCCATCAGCCGAGCGCTTGAGGTTCTCGCCAAGAGTGCCGACAATGGAGCCGACGGGGACACCAAGCTCCGGGAGTCCAAGACCGCTGAGAAGACCAGTCACCACGGGGTCGAGCTGGATCAGAAGAGCCCTGCCGTCCTTATCGACAACAGTGAGAAGGCCGTCGACGACTTTGCCGACATCCTTGAGAAGGTCGCCAACGGACCCAGCGGTCTTGATAATGGAACCCACAGAGGATCCAAGGCCAGGCAGACCCAGGCCGGACAGGAGATTAGCAACCTCGGGGCTGAGTTGGACGAGGAGCTTCTTGGCGTCGGCGCCAGTAACAGTCAGGACCTGGTTGACACCATTGCCAGCGTCCTGAACAATGTGGCCGGTAGCCCCAGCACTAGCACTGGCACTGGGGGTGGAAATCACGTTGCTGGAGACGGAACCAATGTTCACAGTCTTGGTGACCTCAGAGACTCCAGGAACACCACCGGTAGGGGCGGCGAGGGCCGAGGTGGCCAGAGCAGCGAGAAGAGTGATAAAGGAGGCCTTCATTGTGCTTGATGGTGTTTGATAAAGGAGattggaagggagagaataGACTTTGGTATGTTCTTGTGGGTTTTGGTAAGGAATGACAGTAGTGGGCTTTGGTAAAGAACGAATGATGTGCTGCtgatgagaagaaagaggaatacTCGAGACGAAGAAAGCTTGCTCTTATATCCCATCGTCGCTCAAGTGATCATCATAATTACCTATCCTTTTGAGAACCTTAGCAGTTGGGACGTATAGCAACTAGCTGGCGGGTCAACTCTATGTGCTAGGGTGTAATAGCACTTGTAAGGATAGCAAGGGCGTATGCGTGATGGATGCAGCGTTGCTGGGTTGTGGAGACAGCTACGAGCTTGGTTAACGTTCGATTGTCCCTTCAAGCCATGCAAACCGCATGGCGACGATCAGGCGTATACAGTAGTACCATGTACGATCATGTGGGTTCCACTGTTGTTTTGTGGGCGTGCAGCTACGCAGTTAAGATTTCGCTATTGGAATTGCCATGCTGTAGCTGGACTTACTGTCGCTATTTCCCGATGCCCGTCGAAAATATCACCGGCAAGGCAGTGAGCCACACGAGCCGTGAACGTTGTCCGCCCAATCGGCAGCCACCCTGATCCGCTGATTGGCGTTGAAGGAGCATAAAGCCACCGGGACATTTATCGCCACTGCCATAAGGATCTGCAGCCTCATCTTACTAGTAGTGTTTACTTACTGTGACCCATGCATTGCTGTTAGCCTTCTATACCCAGTAATAGTACACATACTATTGGTACTCGCTCTCACTAACGATGTTGAAATGTGAGCACGTCATGTCTGAGATCATGCCGGGTCCCTGTCGATCCAAACCTCTCACGAAACAGTTATAAAGGGTGAGAAATTCGATGGTAAAAAGGTATATTGCTTTTCCCATCGCGTACGACTATTTGCAGTCTATCTTGGTTAAGGTCGCAACGGCCATGCATatttgcatgcatgcatgcatgcaggcGAGTCGGTGGCCAGCCAAGTGCAAAAATGAATTCGACGCCGGGGATATGCAATCTTACCGCTAGTGAGGTGACCTGAATTCGACAATACTTCCATTTTTAGCCATTGAAATTCATTCGCTAAGGATTTCTCAAAGTGTCCTTGAGTGCCCCGCATACAACACATGGTGGGAATAGTATGTCTTACCTGGTAGTGTACAATTGCGCAAGAACTACTCCGTATGGCCTTTACCTCTGAGAAGCTGCAGTAGGCTGTAACGACTCATCCGAGCACGGCCACTATAGTAGAAGTTTTTTTCAAATTGGCAATTGCATCTTGGGAGCGCAGATGGTACTGCAACTGTAGATGCATCCGTACCACCGATCATGAAGTTGTTTAACTTTACTAGTGGCTCGATTCTATAGGAAATTGAGTTTGCCCTCCCGCTGTAGTCTTTTCTGGAAACGCATTTCATTTGTGAATCTTGCCGATTAACGCGAGATGGAGACATGCCGTGTGGGCTTCATACGTATTCTGTGGTGATGTATGGCTGCATGGAGTCAGGGACACAGTGGCTGGTGATGACGCGAACACATAGTGCACTACTTAGAGTAGAATTAGTTTTTGAACGCAGGGAGTGAACTTCATTTGTCGAGTCCCGCACATGCAACAAGCAGGTCGAAGTTGAGGATCTTGGTAGCCAGCCTCATTTCGTCAATGTAGTCAGGGGAGGTCAACCGAGCGAGCTGCTATGGAATGTTTCTTCCGGGAGATGATTCCATATAGTCAGTCCCTGGATAGGCTGGTTAGCCAGCCCACCACGTGGAACCCGTTCCTGGGATGGCAGCAGACTCCTAAACAAGAGGGGTTTGCCACTCAGGTACACAGCGGGAAAATCCAACTGTGTGCCGTGATCAACAAGGTCTAAGGAGAAGTGACGGCCCATCTGGTGGAGGTTGGGCGATCGTTGCTTGGTTTCGCATGTCGCAACTTGCAAGGCCATAGGGAAAGATACACAGATATTACGCTAGACGATACACCGGATACTTCCCCGTTGGTGGCAAGTTCGCGTAAGGAGAACGTTCCTGTGGGGCCCACTATTGTATGCATACTGTATTGCCGGGGAACAAGTCCTAGCTTCTCCCTTTCGGTAGGTAGTAGATAGACTCGACTGTACAGAGTATGCCTTCAGTTCAACTGTTGATGCAAATAGTCCTGGCATTGATCCCTGGTACTCGCAGAACCTTACGGTACTTCCAGACTACCTCACTCACCCACCTCAATTGTGCCCAATCCACTTTCACGAGCACAAATGGCTCGTACCTCTTCCGTCTCGTCCCGCGACCTTTGAGAACACTGTCATCGAAATAACGATCAACGCGATCGTCAACATGGGTTTACTGTTCTTGCCTACTGACTGAGGGCCAGAAAGCCTTTTTCGACGTCTAGTgacctacggagtacatccCCAGCGGTTTCAGGTTTTACGGGGATGCACAGACACTACATCACCTCCCCTTTTGATTATGGAGCCTCGAATATCCTCATCTCAGTAAACGTCCCCTGAGCTGCTATGGCTAAAAGCGTGTCTAAGGTGGAACCTTCCCGGGTACTGACGGATATGTTCATCGGTATCATTAGTGGAATACATACACGCTGAAGCGGAAACCTGCGCGTGCGCGACTTTTCTCTAGGAAGCCGGGCTTGGTGGTAGCTCCCCCGTGAACCAGTCACTTGCGGTCGCTCCCAACTCGAAGTCTAGTGTCCCTCCTTGGGCAAAGATGTCGTCCCATGTTAACcagttcttcttccagtcttTTCCATTCAAGCGAAGACTTTGCACATAGATATTACCGCCCCCGTTTCCATCACCGCCACTCGAAGTGATATTCAGTTTCTTACCACCCCCCAGATCAATGACAAGCGAGTCAAACCATGGAGAGTGGATCAAAAATGTCGACTGCCCTGTCACAGGGTATAGTCCGATCATATTCCACAAGATCCAAGTCTGCATAGCTCCAGCATCACTGTTGCCGGGGAGGCCGGATACGCCAGTACCATAATAGGATTTGGCAATATCACGCGATCGGAAGACAGACAAATCTTGCCGGTCGATATAGTGGTAAAGATAAGGGACGTTGAACATACTGGATCAAGAACCCTGGTCAGCTATGTCCCTCGCAAGAGCAATACccgcaagaagaccaagagagGCAGGGAACGGACTTACGGTTCGTTTGTGGGATCAAAGATAATACCGCTGGAACCGCTGGCTCCTTCAGTAAACATGGTGTTAAGCCGGTCGAGAACGGTTTGATTCCCGCCCATTTTATCAATCATCGTTTTCATGTCATGGATACTCGCCCAAGAATAGGCCCACGAACTGGCTTCGTAGTAAGGGTCTCCCCAATAGCCGCTGTCATTCAGTGGATCAGTCTCGATGAAACCAGACTCATTGCGAGGAACGACGAATCCAGAGAATCCCAGCGAGGTCTGGTTGGCATTCCAATGGTTTCTCCAGTTTCTGGAACGGTTCAAGTACTTCTCCGCATCGTCAGTCTTCCCAAGCCCCGATGCCACCTGATACAATCCAAAGTCATTGCATGAGTACTCCACTGCCCGCGTGACAGCACGGGTAAATCTCGGGGTGATGTAGCCCAAACTAAGCCAGTCTGGCAATGCGCCTCTGCCTTCTTTTGTCGAGGAATCGGGAGCCTGGGGATCGACTGGATCGTTGGGAGGCGTCACTTCTGCGTCTTTCACCATGGCCTTGTATCCATCTTCCCAGTTCACCGCACCGCGCACGCCCTTGACATAGGCATCGGCCAGAATATTGTCCGCATTCGAGCCGCCCTGTGTACGACCATTGTAGTTAGAGGACCGCGAATCCGGCATATAGCCCTCGAATCGCCAGATATCAATAAGCGACCGGATCTGCTCCTCATACGCGGCGGGTTGCAACACCTGCATGAGAGCGGTAGAGCAGCGGAAAAGATCCTGCGAATCAAATGAGCGATACAGTGTCATCTATTTGTGTCTCCGAAGTACTTACCCAGTAAGTGAAAATGTCCTCATAGTAAGGTTCCTGGGATGTCCATTGGGGGTTCTCTCCGGTTTGGTTGGTGGGAAGCAGGTGCATGAAATAGAGAGACGTATATAATAGGGTGAGCGTCGTGTCATTTGTGTTGGTTGTGGCGACTTTCGACAAGACTTTCGTTTCCCACTCGGACTGAGCGTCGTCTACGACCGACTGGAATTCCTTGTCTTCCGGTatctcatcttcaacattcTTACAGGCCTTCTCCGTGGAGATCCACGAGATGCCCACACGAGATGTAACCACAGAGTCTTTGAAGGTGAAGAGTCCCCCAACTCGCGTTGaacttgaagaagacgatgcgAAACCGCTACTTTGCTCGACGCTTCCGCCCGCATCGGTTCCAACATAGGTCTTGTTGCTGATGGGCGAGGCATCGAAATGGCCACCTGGGTAAAGTCAGCTAATTCTGCTGTGAAACGGCTTGGACTCTGGCAAATGCTTACAAAAGTAGATAGACCAGTCGGGAGAACGGTTCCAGCCGTTGTCGTACACACCATGACCCTCATAATGCCCGTcggggaagatggtgatATTACCACCTTTGTATCCCTGGCTGAGTCCCATTCCCCGATACGACGGTAGGACATGCGAAACGTCAACCAAGACATTACCATCCGAGCCGCTCGGAAAAGTATATTGATAGATTCCTGCATGAGCGGTTGCGCTCAGCTCCACGACGGTTCCTTCGGCGGTCTTCGCCTTATAGTAGCCCACTGATGCCTCATCTGCACCTGACCGGCCAATAGTGATGTTGGACAGCGGTTTGCTGATATTTCCAATCAACGGCAACTGGGCGACAGTGCCGTACTTAGGCGCACCTCCTGTGCCCTGCTCATGCATCATACTGAACCCCGAGAAATTGCTATTGGGCAAATATCCGGAATATGAGTCTGTCCCGGAGACATATAAATCGGGTCCTAGCTTCACCACCCCAAACGGACGAGCAACCCCGGGGAAATCATTGCCGCCACTTTGGGATCCCAAGCTTGTTCATGGTTAGGCTCGCGACCTTTAATATCCAGCTGGTGTGCTGATGCATGACTGGGTCTCGATGTATCACTTACAATAAATCCACGTGAGAAGTTAGATTCGCAGCGCGGGCAGCTGGTTCAAGTAGACTCAATATCAGCATAGTGTACCAACTCGCCATGGCTAATCTGGCACAGCGGAACGCAGCTGAGAAACATATCGTCGAACCACCCATCTCGAAAGGATttacaaaatatatatcccaAAGCCAGTGGGTACGGTAAGTGGCGCCTCACAATGGGAACTCTCCGGTTGCTACTAGTGCTATCAACCCCAAGTTCCGGGCATCAAAAACGAGTGTGTGAGATCCCAGGTCCAGCGGGGATTCAAAGTGGTTTGTCGACAACAGTGACTGGACGGTTGAAGGGATGGATCACCTCTAGTGGTGAATCTTCAGCCCACTGGGCGCATAGGGATCCAGCACATGCCGTGATCACCGGTGGTGAGTAGGGACCGCTAGCCGCCAACGGCCAGGAAGCAAGGGTGGGATAGCCCCAGTTATGCACATCCATGGTCTGAAGCTTGATTGGTATCTATTTACCAAGCCCTGTCACACGGGAATCAGCACTCTCAAGTCCACATTATCAAGCCCGCCTACGGTTACAGTGGCTACTTGTTACACAGCTAGACACATTCCAATCGTCTAGTGGTATGTCTCCTTCTGAGAAGTGGGCTCCGGGCATGGGGCAAGAAGAATAACCACATTCAGTAAGTGCAGCGCAGAACAAAGACATTATGTTGCATAATTGAATCTATCATATCAGGTCGGAGTCAGATATAGGAGCGCAAGATTCAGCCGATGGACCTGTCCGGATGATGGAGACATCACGGTGAGTGACAGCCAGTCATGAGCCCCGAAGGAGCACATGCCCCAAAGGTCATTCTTCACTAGGGCATCACCCAGCCTCGTCGTGCTGATCAAGCGGACCCGgaccatttcttcttcatcatcagatAAGTTAGCACCTCTGGACATAGTATGAGAGACTCTGAATCATGGTTGCAAGGCAGACCTGCAAAATTGTGCCTGGGCGCTTGATTTGTTGTTTGCTCCCTAGACCCAATTATCGGGCAGATCATTTCAGCCAATGGATTCCCCACATGCCGCAGCGCTCAGGGGTCCATCTTTTGAGCGATATAATTGGCTGCTGCTAAGAGCGGGTCATCTGTGGTGCCTTGATCTTATGTAATCTTGGCTTTCGCGCAGGACGGTCAGGTGATCATTTTGCTCCTTTCTACAGGGTGACTTTGCGAAGCTGCAGATTAAAGTGCGGTGAGACGGATGTCTATTTATAAGGCCTGCCTCATTTCAAGAATACTTGATTCGTTATCTATGATACCTAGACAACAATACTGGATAACTTTATTGAAGGATCCGAAGAGCATTGAGCCACTGAACATCAAGACAGTGGCGTCTCTACCGCAGGGATCAGTCAATGTTTTTGGGAGGACTAGTAGAATGAAGCTCCAGTAATAATCCCTTTTAAGTGCAGATCTagagaaaagagacatgTATTCCAAGCGATATCCTCAACATGCCCTTATCCGACTACCCTTACCCTTGGTTGGTGTTAACCTGGACCTAACATCAATGGAATCAGGATACATAGTATCAATGCCAAATTAATGCTTGCTCTACGTAGGCTTGCATATTTTGGCCAGGGCACTGCTATCTATAACCATGTCTTGTGTAACATAGTGATGCTGTGTTGCATGGCAGGGATGATGCACTACCCCAACCTTTAGTCCACTCTTCATGGTTTTCGGTGTGGGAAGTTAGATGAAGATTGAAGTGGCACACATAAACTGCAGGAGTTGGACAGATTTTGACTCATTCTGCGAATATTGCTCAGGCTTCTGAGCCGAACTTTGACAGTTTAGTCAACTTCTAGATAGGCGTAAGCTATGACAGCCTGATGATAAAGACGAGGCATAATAGTTTCTTGTCACAGGATAGAAAGTACCTGTGTTTTAACATTTATTTTGAAGTAATGCGCCATGTGCGTTTGTAGACTGAAGTCGATGAAAGTCCGTAGTTTATGGTCCAAGGCTAGATTATTGGGTGCGTGTAGATGGTATTTGAAATTTTATTGGCCTCTTGGAGACCTTTATCTTGAATTTGCATGTTGTAAATAGATAGCTGCACTTTccttttcttattctttttctttacctGACATCATTCTTGATTTTGATTTGGGAACAACCGTATCACTTTTTATGACGTTTGCTTTGTGTGtgttccttccttctctttccttcctctttcttctcccatgACAAACCCTTGACTATCTGTATAGATACAATCGAACCCTTTCCCGCGATGCTCATCGATGTCTCGAGCGAATCTACGGTAAGAATGATGCATCTTATCGCAGAACTGAGATGGGGATTCCCACTGATCTGTGCTTATAGCGCAGTTACCTTTTCTCATACCGGGCAAACGGACGAGATCAAGTCAATTCAAGCATACCATGAAGCAGCCTGTCGTCCGGGAAAGTGGCAACCGGCAAATCGCAGTCCCGCCGGCATGTCTCCGACAACGCGGCAAGAGCAAGGCAGGCAACTTCTCTTTCTTAAGAGAGGATCTTATAATGTGTGTGGACTGGTAAGAAATCATCAGCACGGCGAAGCGTGAGACTGGCCTAGACTCGTCAAGTGCGCCCAAGCCACAGTGTCCCGCTACGGGCCATTCTCGCCAGGTTCATGTCTAATGCTG harbors:
- a CDS encoding uncharacterized protein (COG:S;~EggNog:ENOG410Q28S;~SECRETED:SignalP(1-18)), yielding MKASFITLLAALATSALAAPTGGVPGVSEVTKTVNIGSVSSNVISTPSASASAGATGHIVQDAGNGVNQVLTVTGADAKKLLVQLSPEVANLLSGLGLPGLGSSVGSIIKTAGSVGDLLKDVGKVVDGLLTVVDKDGRALLIQLDPVVTGLLSGLGLPELGVPVGSIVGTLGENLKRSADGEIVQDLAPKVKDVLEVTGSDSKRLLVQLSPSVASLLSSLDLPTVGTSVGQIIKTAGSVGDLLKDISTPVEQLLTVVGQDGSYLLIQLSPNVASLLTGLGLPSLGTSVGSVVATLGQNL
- a CDS encoding alpha-1,2-mannosidase family protein (CAZy:GH92;~COG:L;~EggNog:ENOG410PI20;~InterPro:IPR041371,IPR014718,IPR012939,IPR008928, IPR005887;~PFAM:PF17678,PF07971;~SECRETED:SignalP(1-37);~go_function: GO:0030246 - carbohydrate binding [Evidence IEA];~go_process: GO:0005975 - carbohydrate metabolic process [Evidence IEA]) — encoded protein: MGGSTICFSAAFRCARLAMASWYTMLILSLLEPAARAANLTSHVDLFLGSQSGGNDFPGVARPFGVVKLGPDLYVSGTDSYSGYLPNSNFSGFSMMHEQGTGGAPKYGTVAQLPLIGNISKPLSNITIGRSGADEASVGYYKAKTAEGTVVELSATAHAGIYQYTFPSGSDGNVLVDVSHVLPSYRGMGLSQGYKGGNITIFPDGHYEGHGVYDNGWNRSPDWSIYFCGHFDASPISNKTYVGTDAGGSVEQSSGFASSSSSSTRVGGLFTFKDSVVTSRVGISWISTEKACKNVEDEIPEDKEFQSVVDDAQSEWETKVLSKVATTNTNDTTLTLLYTSLYFMHLLPTNQTGENPQWTSQEPYYEDIFTYWDLFRCSTALMQVLQPAAYEEQIRSLIDIWRFEGYMPDSRSSNYNGRTQGGSNADNILADAYVKGVRGAVNWEDGYKAMVKDAEVTPPNDPVDPQAPDSSTKEGRGALPDWLSLGYITPRFTRAVTRAVEYSCNDFGLYQVASGLGKTDDAEKYLNRSRNWRNHWNANQTSLGFSGFVVPRNESGFIETDPLNDSGYWGDPYYEASSWAYSWASIHDMKTMIDKMGGNQTVLDRLNTMFTEGASGSSGIIFDPTNEPMFNVPYLYHYIDRQDLSVFRSRDIAKSYYGTGVSGLPGNSDAGAMQTWILWNMIGLYPVTGQSTFLIHSPWFDSLVIDLGGGKKLNITSSGGDGNGGGNIYVQSLRLNGKDWKKNWLTWDDIFAQGGTLDFELGATASDWFTGELPPSPAS